In Deltaproteobacteria bacterium, the genomic stretch GTGTGGTGGCGATCCCGGCGGCGGCCGGTTTCCCGTTTGAAACCCGCCTTCCTCTCGAGCCGAAGGCGACACGTCACCGTGGGTCCGGCAAAGGGAGAGTATTGGCTGGCCTTGAGCCGCGCGGTTCCGCGGGCTTCACCCACAAGCTCGTAGAGACGGCGGCCGGTAAATACCGGGATGCGCAGCTCGCATCCCTTGCCACCGTCAAGCCGAGAGAGAACCGCAAGCAAGGCGCCCGCGGGGTCCAGGGCGCCCTTGAGCTCGGCCGGGGCCACCGCTGGCGAGTTCCCGGCTTTCCGACGTGGCTTCATTCGCAGAACGCTCGGCGTTCCCCCGTCGAAGCCAAGCTCGACCAAGCGCTTCTTGCGCCACCGCTTGCTGCTGTAGCCCGCCCGAACCGGCACGATGTCCCCGGCAACGAGCGCACCGTGCGAATAAGCCGTGGTCTTCAAACGAGTGAGTGTCTTGACCAAGCCGGTGGTCTTCAAACGCACCCGCACGGCATACGCCGACGCATCGAGATCGAACGCGGCGGCGTCCGGGTCATAAGACGCGGCGTCGAATTCGACGCCGAGATCGAGGTTGGCCGCGCGGACGCCGGCAAAGTAAGCCCGGTAGGCAAGCTGCAGCCGTCCTTCGCCCGCGGAGGCGGTGGATATCGAGAGGACTCCCACGAGCACGGCCAGGGAGAGACAGCACAACATGAGCCGTGCGCATCGCCGTGCCGCTGAAGCCGCCAATTCCATCCGTCGAGTAAACCAAGTCCGGGCCGGTTGAGCAACAACGGCGGGCGTCCTCCTTCGAACGGTGTGTGGCGAATCAAGGCAGGAGAGAGGATTGGCGCACCGGCAAGCGGTACCCGTACGTTCGGCCCACTTGACGCCGCGCGCATTACCGAGTCAAACTCGGGACCGGAAACGCTGCACCCATCGTCGGGGCACCGCGTGCACGACCCGTCACACGCGGATTGGAGGACCCATGAACCGGCCTGTCGCATATGTGATAGCCGTACTTGTCGCGTCACTGCTTCTGAGCAGCCCGCCGGCGAGTGCGGAAGACGGCGTGCCCAACCCGCTCCGCATCGGCAGCGAAGGCGCCTATCCGCCGTTCAACGTCGTCGACCCGTCCGGGCAGCTCAAGGGCTTCGACATCGACATCGCGCTGGCGCTGTGCGAGCGCTTGAAGGTCGAGTGCAAGCTGGTGGCGCAGGACTGGGACGGCATCATCCCGGCGCTCCTGGCCGGGAAGTACGACGCCATCGTGGCGAGCATGTCCATCACCACCGAGCGCAAGAAGGTGGTCGGCTTCACGGACAAGTATTACAGCAACAAGGTGCGCTTCGTGGCGGCCAAGGAGGGCGGATTCGACCCCGGGAACCTCGCCGGCAAGACCATCGGCGCCCAGCGCGCCACCGTGTCCGCGAGCTGGCTGGAGAAGAATGCCGGCGGCGCCGAGATCAAACTCTACGACACGCAGACCAACGCGTACCTCGACCTGAGCGCCCGCAGGCTCGACGCCATCTTCGCCGACGGCCTGGTGCTGCACGAATGGCTCAAGACCAAGGCTGGCGCGGGTTTCATGCTGGTGGGCGACGCCTACGACCTGGACGAGGGCATCGGTATCGCGGTGCGCAAGAAGGACGACGCGCTGCGGCAAAGGCTCAACACCGCGCTGGCCGCCATCCTCGCCGACGGCACCTACGCGAAGATCAACGCGCGCTACTTCCCCTTCAGCATCTATTAGCGATGCCCGCCGCTAACGGGCGTCACCGCACCGAGAGCGCGAACGGCCACAGGCGGCCCGGATGAACGGGCACGCGCCGGTGCTGCTCGGCTTCGGCGCCCAACTTGCCGCGGGTGCGCTGGTGACCGCGGCTCTGGCGCTGGCCGGGTCCAACTGACCGTAGTGGCGATGGCGGCGGGGACCGCGCTGGCCTTGCCCATGGCCGTCATGCGGACCTCCCCGAGATGGTGGCTCCGGGGGCCGGCCTGGCCCGCACACTCATCGCGCGCACCTACCCGGCGGTGGAGTTTTTTACGCTGGCGGGGTTGATCTACCTCGTGCTGACCCTCCTGATCGTGCGCGGCGTGCGCCTGCTGGAACGTCGCTGGGCTCTCCCCGGCCAAGCTATCGAGGGCGTGCCCGCGTCGCGCCATGGAGACCTGCTGGCGTGATCACGGTGCGCCACGGCCGGGAACGATCCGACCCAGAGACCGTTCCACGTTGCAGATTATCAGAATTCTGATAGGATCTTTCTCAGAGCCTTTCCGTGCGGAGGATCAGCCATGCCCACCATTCGCCCTATTTCGGATCTGCGCAACAAGGCCCCTGAAATCTCGAAACTCTGCCATGAATCCGGAGAGCCGGTCTTCATTACGAAAAACGGCGAGAGTGAGCTGGTGGTGATGAGTGCGGCGGCCTACGAACGGGATCAGTCGCGGCTCAAGCTTTACGAGTTGTTGAACGCGGCTGAAGAGGATTTGCGTCACGGAGACCGGGGTATCGGTGTGAAGGCCTTGGCAGCCCTTCTCCGCGAGGCGCGCGGATGACGCGACGGATCCGCGTTCTTCGTCGCGCCCAATTGGATCTCCTCGAAATTCAGCAATACATTGCGCGGGACAATCCCACGGCGGCCGAGGACGTGATCAACGCCCTGCTCGCTCTGATCTCCGGTCTCGGAGAGTTCCCGGAGCGTGGACGAATTCCCAGGGATGCGGTTCTCAAGGCCTCCGGCTACCGCTATCTGCGACATAGTGAATATCTTGTGCTTCACAAGGTTCTTCGATCTCAGGTCCGCGTGTACAGAGTCGTGCACGGACGGCGCAGATATGAAGACATCCTGTGACGCATGAAACCGGCGCGGCCCGGACCAGGTACGCGCCGCACACAAGAGACAATCCCGAGAGGGCCTCGCGGGCCAGGAGAAGCTTATGGTCAAGGCGCACCAGAAGATTTGCGAGGTCCTCGCCGAGGCGCGGGTGGATTTCGTTTTCGGCATACCCGGCGGCAGCGCCATGCGCATATTCGATTCGCTGTCCCACTACGCGGACCGGGTGCGTCCGATTCTGGTCCGGCACGAGCAGGCGGCCTCGGTCATGGCCGACATGTACGGGCGCCTGACGGGCAAGCCGGGAGTGGTCCTCGGCCAGGGGGCGTTTGTCGGCACCAACGCGATATTCGGCACCCTGGAGGCGCACTTGGCGGGCTCGCCCATGGTGGTGCTGGCGGATACCACCGAGGGCGGCGATTTCTCGCTGAACCCCAGGAACGCCAGCGGCTGGGGGCACTATGGCGGGTTCGACCTGAGGAACCTGTTCTCCGGCATTACCAAGTTCTCCGTTCTCGCCGCCACCCCCAAGGAAGCGGTGCTGGGCCTTCAGATGGCCATCAAGCACGCCACCACGGGGCGCCACGGGCCCACCGCGGTGATCATGCGCCAGGCGGCCATCGCGGGCGAGCTGGATCCGGACAAGCCACCGCGGGTCCACCACACCAAGCACTGGCTCCAGGGGGACGCGACCATGCCGGCGGTGGCGGAGCTGATTTCGGCCATCGAGCTGCTGGAGGCGGCCGAGCGCCCCGTCATCATCGCCGGCAACGGCGTCCATGCGGCGAA encodes the following:
- a CDS encoding DUF3108 domain-containing protein; its protein translation is MLCCLSLAVLVGVLSISTASAGEGRLQLAYRAYFAGVRAANLDLGVEFDAASYDPDAAAFDLDASAYAVRVRLKTTGLVKTLTRLKTTAYSHGALVAGDIVPVRAGYSSKRWRKKRLVELGFDGGTPSVLRMKPRRKAGNSPAVAPAELKGALDPAGALLAVLSRLDGGKGCELRIPVFTGRRLYELVGEARGTARLKASQYSPFAGPTVTCRLRLERKAGFKRETGRRRDRHHTDVKLHVARVFDEMPPVPVRFAGDTGYGSLTAYLHRAKLDGGGLKREFGPRPGRKRRR
- a CDS encoding ABC transporter substrate-binding protein; amino-acid sequence: MNRPVAYVIAVLVASLLLSSPPASAEDGVPNPLRIGSEGAYPPFNVVDPSGQLKGFDIDIALALCERLKVECKLVAQDWDGIIPALLAGKYDAIVASMSITTERKKVVGFTDKYYSNKVRFVAAKEGGFDPGNLAGKTIGAQRATVSASWLEKNAGGAEIKLYDTQTNAYLDLSARRLDAIFADGLVLHEWLKTKAGAGFMLVGDAYDLDEGIGIAVRKKDDALRQRLNTALAAILADGTYAKINARYFPFSIY
- a CDS encoding type II toxin-antitoxin system Phd/YefM family antitoxin; translated protein: MPTIRPISDLRNKAPEISKLCHESGEPVFITKNGESELVVMSAAAYERDQSRLKLYELLNAAEEDLRHGDRGIGVKALAALLREARG
- a CDS encoding type II toxin-antitoxin system RelE/ParE family toxin, translating into MTRRIRVLRRAQLDLLEIQQYIARDNPTAAEDVINALLALISGLGEFPERGRIPRDAVLKASGYRYLRHSEYLVLHKVLRSQVRVYRVVHGRRRYEDIL
- a CDS encoding thiamine pyrophosphate-binding protein, producing the protein MVKAHQKICEVLAEARVDFVFGIPGGSAMRIFDSLSHYADRVRPILVRHEQAASVMADMYGRLTGKPGVVLGQGAFVGTNAIFGTLEAHLAGSPMVVLADTTEGGDFSLNPRNASGWGHYGGFDLRNLFSGITKFSVLAATPKEAVLGLQMAIKHATTGRHGPTAVIMRQAAIAGELDPDKPPRVHHTKHWLQGDATMPAVAELISAIELLEAAERPVIIAGNGVHAAKAYDELAAMAELLESPVATTYNGKSAFPENHPLALGMMGRYGQPVANSVIQEADTILVVGSRLAPNDTNSELLIDSDRQTLIQIDIEPRNAGWSYPVAVAPSGGAKAGLRQLRRPVAGDEPLAGGGVGGQPGAPHEDRVRFLNHAVGHRLAVPAHHAEGQRVVLR